In Actinomycetota bacterium, one DNA window encodes the following:
- the menB gene encoding 1,4-dihydroxy-2-naphthoyl-CoA synthase, producing the protein MDQIQPAADWQGAGDYSDVRYETATGGEAGIAKITICRPEVRNAFRPLTVRELVDAFDRARDDPEVGVVILTGEGPLAFCSGGDQKVRGDDGYVDEKGVGRLNVLDLQVQIRRLPKPVIAMVAGYAIGGGHVLHLVCDLTIAADNARFGQTGPRVGSFDGGYGAGLLARTVGLKKAKEIWFLCRQYGAAEALEMGLVNAVVPLERLEIETVDWCRTIMGHSPLALRLIKAGFAADTDGLAGVQQLAGDATLLYYLSEEAQEGRDAYVGKRPPDFGRFPRRP; encoded by the coding sequence GTGGACCAGATCCAGCCGGCCGCCGACTGGCAGGGGGCAGGCGACTACAGCGACGTGCGCTACGAGACGGCCACGGGCGGCGAGGCGGGCATCGCCAAGATCACGATCTGCCGGCCCGAGGTGCGCAACGCCTTCCGGCCCCTCACCGTGCGTGAACTGGTCGACGCCTTCGACCGGGCCCGGGACGACCCCGAGGTGGGGGTGGTCATCCTCACCGGTGAAGGACCGCTGGCCTTCTGCTCGGGAGGGGACCAGAAGGTGCGGGGCGACGACGGCTACGTCGACGAGAAGGGGGTCGGGCGCCTCAACGTGCTCGACCTCCAGGTGCAGATCCGCCGGCTGCCCAAGCCGGTGATCGCCATGGTGGCCGGCTACGCCATCGGCGGCGGGCACGTGCTGCACCTGGTCTGCGACCTCACGATCGCGGCTGACAACGCCCGTTTCGGCCAGACCGGGCCCCGGGTGGGCTCGTTCGACGGCGGCTACGGCGCCGGCCTGCTGGCCCGCACGGTGGGGCTCAAGAAGGCCAAGGAGATCTGGTTCCTGTGCCGCCAGTACGGGGCGGCCGAGGCCCTGGAAATGGGCCTGGTCAACGCCGTCGTCCCCCTCGAACGTCTGGAGATCGAGACCGTCGACTGGTGCCGAACGATCATGGGCCACAGCCCCCTGGCCCTGCGCCTGATCAAGGCCGGCTTTGCGGCCGACACCGACGGTCTGGCCGGGGTGCAGCAACTGGCCGGGGACGCCACCCTGCTCTATTACCTGTCCGAGGAGGCCCAGGAGGGGCGCGACGCCTACGTGGGCAAGCGGCCCCCGGACTTCGGGCGCTTCCCCCGCCGGCCGTGA